Within Plectropomus leopardus isolate mb unplaced genomic scaffold, YSFRI_Pleo_2.0 unplaced_scaffold869, whole genome shotgun sequence, the genomic segment aatgagtgtgtgtgagtgtgagtgtgtatgtgtgagtgaatgagtgtgtgagtgtgtgtgagtgtgtatgtgtgagtgaatgagtgtgagagtgtgtgtgagtgtgagtgtgtatgtgtgagtgaatgagtgtgagtgtgtgtgagtgtcgtACTTGGACTTGCGTCCCCGGGAGTcggaggtggtggtgggggtgaGGGTCTGGGTGAGGGTGGAGGCCAGAGCGGAGGAGGAGTACCCGCTGCTGTCCCGGCTCAGAGCGAACTCTCGGCCCAGCTGGAAGTCGTTGTTCTTGATGGCCTCGTAGCTCGCCTTCAGACTGGACGTCCTGCGGCCCTCCTTCATCTGAAACACGATCAATACATCCATCAGCTTTATCGATTAGCCCTCCTTCATCTGAAACACGATCAATACATccatcagctttattttttcttttaaaaaatggaaggTTTGAACggcatgttttttgttaaaacacaggccgtttctcttttcttttcttatttattttgtgatttttaaagaaaaaaaaaggtgattttgaTAGAAAACACAGCTTCTAAAACCCTCTGATGCAGGTGGGAGTCGACCTAAAACCAggtgtgtgcacgtgcgtgtgtgcgtgcgcgtgtgcgtgcgcgtgtgctGACCTGTGCGGTGGCCTGTACAGCCTGAGCGGCAGCCATGGTGATGGCCCCCGCTCCGGCCCCGGGCCCCGCCGGCAGAGAGCTGAGGTTGTAGGAGGCCAGAGGCTGAGACGAGTTGACGCTGTACACGTTGTTGGTGGACGAGGACGTGCTGTTGGTACGGCAACCTGCGGGGGACACACAGTtatgacacacacacggacacacggACAGACGGGCGTGTGCAGGTGAGTGATGTCACCTGGCGTGTTCTCCTTGGAGGCGTCTGAGGTCAGCGTGGACAGAAGAGCTTCAGACTTAAACTTCTTCTCTGGAACGTGTTCTGTGGTGTGATGAGTCGGAGCGCTGTACTTCCTCTCTGCCACACAGGAGACTCATTATTGATCTGATTATTGATCAGAAACTGATCATAAATGCTGACTCAGATCTGTACTTCCTCTCTGCCACACAGGAGACTCATTATTGATCTGATTATTGATCAGAAACTGATCATAAATGCTGACTCAGATCTGTACTTCCTCTCTGCCACACAGGAGACTCATTATTGATCTGACCAGTCAGCTGATTATTGATCATAGATAATAAATGCTGACTCAGGTCAGTGTGACTTACTCTCAGCGGTGGCGTGGGAGTGGACATGATGGTTGTTGACGGGCTGAGACGGACTGTCCATCTCTAACGAccctgaggaggagaggacaggaagtCAACCCTTtgagctctgcagcagaaatgatCATCTGTACTTTTTCCTAACTGAGGTAATTTCCTCGAGTTTCTTTGAATGCTTCATGTCCCTAAAATTGGAACATTGattcgatttctttcaaaaacatttctacAAAAGCAACAAGCTACTCGGCGAGAAATGCCCTGctgatttcaagaaattaggaaaagcttacaagaaaattacctgaaaatgagattttaaaaaaaaagaagacagaaaacgagagagacagagagaaaagtattagaaaataactgtatttttttttttttttttttttagttttcttgtgtACGCTatttttcagggaatttctcttgcagcttttttttttaa encodes:
- the LOC121940438 gene encoding inhibitor of growth protein 3-like, with the protein product MELEADNAGITEILERRSLEMDSPSQPVNNHHVHSHATAEKRKYSAPTHHTTEHVPEKKFKSEALLSTLTSDASKENTPGCRTNSTSSSTNNVYSVNSSQPLASYNLSSLPAGPGAGAGAITMAAAQAVQATAQMKEGRRTSSLKASYEAIKNNDFQLGREFALSRDSSGYSSSALASTLTQTLTPTTTSDSRGRKSKYDTHTHSHSFTHTYTLTLTHTLTL